In the Penaeus chinensis breed Huanghai No. 1 chromosome 31, ASM1920278v2, whole genome shotgun sequence genome, one interval contains:
- the LOC125042013 gene encoding cuticle protein-like, translating into MKIAVVVFLALAAPLCLAAPQGYNYAAPAPAPAPAPTPAPAPYNYAYSVGAVDGLGQPVQFGHQEGREGATTAGRYFVLLPDGRLMTVDYYADHTGFHPTYSFQAALPAAAAGGQAALAAPSGLYAAPGGR; encoded by the exons ATGAAG ATCGCCGTCGTCGTGTTCCTGGCTCTCGCTGCCCCCTTGTGCCTGGCAGCCCCCCAGGGATACAACTACGCTGCCCCcgctcctgcccctgcccctgccccaacCCCTGCCCCCGCGCCCTACAACTACGCGTACAGCGTGGGCGCCGTGGACGGCCTGGGCCAGCCCGTCCAGTTCGGCCACCAGGAAGGGCGCGAGGGCGCCACGACCGCCGGCAGGTACTTCGTGCTGCTGCCGGACGGCCGCCTCATGACCGTCGACTACTACGCCGACCACACGGGCTTCCACCCCACCTACTCCTTCCAGGCCGCCCTCCCCGCGGCCGCCGCCGGGGGCcaggccgccctcgccgccccctcCGGCCTCTACGCCGCCCCCGGGGGCAGGTAG